One window of the Acaryochloris sp. CCMEE 5410 genome contains the following:
- a CDS encoding DUF3352 domain-containing protein produces the protein MSERPTRPTRPNPSKLAKRKPKKAQSRTLLLTLGGAALLVVGGALAFFFLRGNDDKAGPLPLGAKVVPRDVMLSVTLNTEGGKWQQVAQFGTTDTQKTLQDQLQQLEKDVLEPNGLSYKANIQPWATNQLTMALLPPTVDSVEEQSQQATIWVVPIRDQGQFEKVFQNKLTSANSADTRTYKNTEVYEFEADDGNRYGFATLDNRWLVFTAADAPINAVIDTYKGKPALADVPRYQEALKEIENDAAIAKVYINVPIAAAQMSRVPLSPASQERIQSVQGIGSTLMVVKDGIQFKAISWLKPDAKDTLKAKNEAKDIAKHLPDDTLLMTSGGNFQQVWRDYAQGNLAKLVFPLNPKAWNDDLSKRTGIDFNNQFVSWMDGEFSSAIIPAQTDDKKGVGIVFLAKAKDRTTANQAFRDLDNAMRERFDFLVTESKVGNKTVTNWKVPPGLPIASHGWLDNDVAFFTLGAPIANRLLPAPKKNLTQAESFQGATTSDLDPNNGHFYIDMPRMLGLLDTNPLLPKLTPDTTKFMKGIETIGVTTAINNEWSTRYDIHVKLKKES, from the coding sequence ATGAGCGAACGACCCACTCGACCGACCCGACCCAACCCATCTAAGCTGGCTAAGCGCAAGCCGAAGAAAGCTCAGTCCCGGACTTTGCTGTTGACGTTAGGTGGTGCGGCATTGCTGGTCGTGGGCGGGGCGCTTGCCTTCTTTTTTCTCCGAGGGAATGACGATAAAGCGGGGCCGTTACCCCTAGGGGCCAAAGTGGTGCCTAGAGACGTCATGCTCAGCGTCACCCTCAACACTGAGGGCGGTAAATGGCAACAAGTCGCCCAGTTCGGGACCACCGATACTCAGAAAACGTTGCAAGACCAGCTCCAGCAGCTAGAGAAAGACGTATTGGAACCCAATGGCCTGTCCTATAAAGCCAATATCCAACCCTGGGCAACCAATCAACTGACCATGGCGCTCTTGCCTCCCACGGTGGACTCCGTTGAGGAGCAAAGCCAGCAGGCCACAATTTGGGTGGTGCCCATCCGCGATCAAGGCCAGTTCGAAAAAGTATTTCAAAACAAGCTCACGTCGGCTAATTCAGCAGATACGCGCACCTATAAAAACACGGAGGTGTACGAATTTGAAGCAGATGATGGCAATCGCTATGGCTTTGCCACTTTAGATAATCGCTGGTTAGTATTTACCGCTGCCGATGCTCCTATTAATGCCGTCATTGATACCTATAAAGGGAAGCCAGCCTTAGCCGATGTGCCCCGGTATCAAGAAGCCCTCAAAGAGATCGAAAACGACGCTGCGATCGCAAAGGTCTATATTAATGTCCCCATCGCCGCCGCTCAGATGAGTCGTGTGCCCTTATCTCCAGCCAGCCAAGAACGTATTCAGAGTGTTCAGGGCATTGGCTCCACCCTGATGGTGGTTAAGGATGGCATCCAATTTAAGGCGATCTCCTGGCTCAAGCCCGATGCCAAGGACACCCTAAAGGCCAAAAATGAGGCCAAAGATATTGCCAAGCATTTACCCGACGATACGTTATTGATGACCTCGGGGGGGAATTTCCAGCAAGTCTGGCGGGACTATGCCCAGGGAAACTTAGCCAAGCTGGTGTTTCCCCTGAATCCTAAAGCTTGGAATGATGACCTCAGCAAACGAACGGGCATTGACTTTAATAACCAGTTTGTCAGCTGGATGGATGGAGAATTCTCTAGTGCCATCATTCCTGCCCAAACTGACGATAAAAAAGGGGTCGGGATCGTCTTCTTAGCCAAAGCCAAAGACCGGACCACCGCCAACCAGGCCTTTCGGGACCTAGATAATGCCATGCGCGAGCGCTTTGATTTTCTCGTGACTGAATCCAAAGTGGGGAATAAAACCGTTACGAACTGGAAGGTTCCCCCTGGACTCCCCATTGCCAGCCATGGCTGGTTGGATAATGACGTGGCCTTTTTTACCCTGGGAGCACCGATTGCCAACCGCTTACTGCCAGCTCCGAAGAAAAATTTAACCCAAGCAGAGAGTTTTCAGGGGGCCACCACTTCAGATTTAGATCCGAATAACGGCCATTTCTATATTGATATGCCGCGTATGTTGGGGTTGCTCGATACCAATCCCCTGCTGCCCAAACTGACGCCCGACACCACAAAATTTATGAAAGGGATCGAAACGATTGGTGTAACGACCGCTATCAACAATGAGTGGAGTACGCGCTACGACATTCATGTCAAACTAAAGAAAGAATCATAG
- a CDS encoding 4a-hydroxytetrahydrobiopterin dehydratase encodes MAAKLDDATIRERAQTLTGWTTDGQSLKITRKFKDFLAAMAFVNSLVDPAEAAGHHPDIYISYNRVDITLTTHDAGGLTEMDFRMAQTISNL; translated from the coding sequence ATGGCTGCGAAGTTAGATGATGCGACCATTCGTGAACGGGCACAGACGCTCACGGGTTGGACAACAGATGGTCAATCCCTGAAGATTACCCGCAAGTTCAAAGATTTTTTGGCAGCTATGGCTTTTGTAAATAGCTTGGTAGATCCTGCCGAGGCTGCTGGCCATCACCCTGATATTTACATCAGCTACAACCGGGTCGATATTACCCTCACCACCCATGATGCGGGGGGCTTGACGGAGATGGATTTCCGCATGGCCCAAACCATTTCTAATCTGTAG